A single region of the Palaeococcus ferrophilus DSM 13482 genome encodes:
- a CDS encoding NAD(P)-binding protein: protein MVRIILNGKETEVPEGRPLIEFLREITHVPGFCYTEELEPYGSCRLCLVSTPRGVTTSCTLKPIEGLSVETLTNEVVSMRKTALELILSDHYGDCIGPCQDGCPAHSDVQGYLALIAMGKYHEAVKLMKEKYILPAVLGRVCPAFCEEACRRNLVEEPLAIRQLKRFAADYDLEHGPWMPEIPPSTGKRVAVVGGGPAGLACAYYLRTMGHEVTIIEAMPKLGGMMRYGIPPYRLPRDVLDKDIATVIDTGIEVKTNTALGRDVTLEELKEAYDAVFLGVGAWRSRKLGIPGEELEGVMHGIEFLRRVNTGEEVKLGERVIVVGGGNTAMDVARTALRLGAKVTVVYRRSKAEMPANEREVEEAIEEGVEFLFLTNPVKILGDGRVEEVELIKMRLGEPDASGRRRPIPVEGSEFRVRADNVILAIGQYCDEGFLKGLGIEAKRGKALVDDVTLQTSIPGVFAGGDLVLGPSTVIESIATGRRAAIMIDLYLKGKLEKAKEVLLEPEKHIEKVLADDDLYRVLFDLRPYNHWKKVTEKDYEGVERKPRAKVELLDPEIRKGNFEEVEPSLTEEQVLEEAKRCMSCGCMEVFRCKLREYATLYNAGQEAFEGEQNRFELDESHPFVTLDNNKCVLCGQCVRFTHDVAGEGVLDYLFRGFKTRVSPPLGETLGDAKGVFIGETIDVCPVGAITEKLPFVKPGPWKTTPVKTVCNGCSFACEMNIEVYDGMLVRASSVEESWNRYLCDTCRFARPWAEDLVQPLLNGKPVSWEEAKRFIAEKGYALILTPELTNEEIAFFKEFAEKHGIPIGSTVEGRLSTATLEDIKKAKRVLLKADPEKYPLLKILLRGKEVVEEDYDIALLEGPAEPLEVPTLILHEGVNAAGLIRAGITGIPDSEAYVVVGRTGRKLEGDVLVLPAGLWAAKEGTVTNAFGMELKVGKAVEEGKGAAGLFSS, encoded by the coding sequence ATGGTCAGGATTATCCTCAACGGTAAGGAAACGGAGGTTCCGGAGGGGAGGCCCCTCATAGAGTTCCTGCGCGAGATTACCCACGTCCCGGGCTTCTGCTATACCGAAGAGCTTGAGCCCTACGGCTCCTGCAGGCTCTGCCTCGTGAGCACTCCGAGGGGCGTTACAACATCGTGCACCCTCAAGCCCATTGAAGGCCTTAGCGTTGAAACGCTCACGAACGAAGTTGTCTCGATGAGGAAGACCGCTCTGGAGTTGATTCTCTCAGACCACTACGGCGACTGTATAGGGCCCTGCCAGGACGGCTGTCCCGCCCACAGCGACGTCCAGGGGTATTTAGCGCTCATAGCGATGGGCAAGTACCACGAGGCCGTGAAGCTGATGAAGGAGAAGTACATTCTCCCGGCTGTCCTCGGGAGGGTCTGCCCGGCCTTCTGTGAGGAGGCCTGCAGGAGGAACCTCGTTGAGGAGCCCCTGGCGATAAGACAGCTCAAACGCTTCGCGGCCGACTACGACCTCGAGCACGGCCCGTGGATGCCTGAGATTCCACCCTCAACCGGGAAGCGCGTTGCCGTCGTCGGCGGTGGGCCAGCTGGCCTTGCATGTGCCTACTACCTACGCACGATGGGGCACGAGGTGACGATAATCGAGGCGATGCCTAAGCTCGGCGGAATGATGCGCTACGGCATTCCTCCTTACAGGCTCCCAAGGGACGTCCTTGACAAGGACATCGCGACCGTCATCGACACGGGCATTGAGGTGAAGACCAACACTGCCCTCGGGAGGGACGTTACCCTTGAGGAGCTAAAGGAGGCGTACGATGCAGTCTTCCTCGGCGTCGGTGCCTGGAGGAGCAGGAAGCTGGGCATCCCGGGTGAGGAGCTTGAGGGGGTGATGCACGGAATAGAGTTCCTGCGGAGGGTCAACACCGGCGAGGAAGTGAAGCTCGGCGAGCGCGTTATCGTCGTCGGCGGTGGGAACACCGCCATGGACGTTGCGAGAACGGCTTTAAGGCTTGGAGCTAAGGTTACCGTTGTCTACCGCCGCTCCAAGGCAGAGATGCCGGCCAACGAGCGCGAGGTCGAGGAGGCAATCGAGGAGGGCGTCGAGTTCCTCTTCCTCACGAACCCGGTCAAGATACTCGGAGACGGCAGGGTCGAGGAAGTCGAGCTGATAAAGATGCGCCTCGGCGAGCCGGACGCCAGCGGCAGGAGGAGGCCGATACCGGTAGAGGGTTCCGAGTTCCGCGTTAGGGCCGACAACGTCATCCTCGCGATAGGCCAGTACTGCGACGAGGGGTTTCTCAAGGGCCTCGGCATAGAGGCGAAGCGCGGAAAGGCCCTCGTGGACGATGTAACTCTCCAGACGAGCATTCCGGGTGTCTTCGCGGGTGGTGACCTGGTCCTCGGTCCCTCGACGGTCATAGAGAGCATCGCCACCGGGAGAAGGGCGGCGATAATGATAGACTTGTATCTTAAAGGCAAGCTTGAGAAGGCCAAGGAAGTTCTGCTTGAGCCCGAGAAGCACATCGAGAAAGTTCTGGCCGACGATGACCTTTACCGTGTGCTCTTCGACCTCAGGCCCTACAACCACTGGAAGAAGGTCACGGAGAAGGACTACGAGGGCGTTGAGAGAAAGCCGCGGGCGAAGGTGGAACTCCTCGATCCCGAAATCAGGAAGGGGAACTTTGAGGAGGTCGAGCCTTCCCTGACGGAGGAGCAGGTGCTCGAAGAGGCCAAGCGTTGTATGAGCTGTGGCTGTATGGAGGTCTTCCGCTGTAAGCTGAGGGAGTACGCCACGCTCTACAACGCGGGGCAGGAGGCCTTTGAGGGAGAGCAAAACAGGTTCGAGCTCGACGAGAGCCACCCGTTCGTCACCCTCGACAACAACAAGTGTGTCCTCTGCGGCCAGTGCGTAAGGTTTACCCACGATGTTGCCGGTGAGGGGGTGCTCGACTACCTCTTCCGCGGCTTCAAGACGAGGGTTTCGCCGCCCCTCGGCGAGACGCTGGGGGACGCTAAAGGAGTCTTCATCGGCGAGACCATAGACGTCTGTCCCGTTGGGGCCATAACCGAGAAGCTTCCCTTCGTCAAGCCCGGCCCGTGGAAGACCACCCCCGTCAAAACGGTCTGCAACGGCTGTTCCTTCGCCTGCGAGATGAACATAGAGGTCTACGACGGAATGCTCGTGAGGGCGTCGAGCGTCGAGGAGAGCTGGAACAGGTACCTATGCGACACCTGCCGCTTCGCCAGACCCTGGGCCGAGGATTTAGTCCAGCCGCTCCTCAACGGAAAGCCCGTGAGCTGGGAAGAAGCGAAGAGGTTCATAGCCGAGAAGGGCTACGCGCTCATCCTCACGCCAGAACTGACCAACGAGGAGATAGCCTTCTTTAAGGAGTTCGCCGAAAAGCACGGCATCCCGATAGGCTCAACGGTTGAGGGCAGGCTTTCAACGGCTACTCTTGAGGATATCAAAAAGGCAAAGCGCGTCCTCCTTAAGGCCGACCCCGAGAAGTACCCTCTCCTCAAAATACTCCTGAGGGGTAAGGAGGTGGTCGAGGAGGACTATGATATAGCGCTACTCGAGGGACCTGCGGAGCCCCTCGAAGTGCCGACGCTGATACTCCATGAGGGAGTTAACGCAGCAGGACTCATCAGGGCGGGAATAACGGGAATTCCAGATAGTGAAGCCTACGTCGTGGTAGGGAGGACGGGGAGGAAGCTTGAGGGGGACGTGTTAGTTCTTCCGGCTGGCCTCTGGGCGGCCAAGGAGGGCACCGTTACGAACGCCTTCGGGATGGAGCTGAAGGTAGGAAAGGCGGTTGAAGAGGGAAAAGGAGCCGCTGGGCTCTTCTCCTCTTAA
- the nuoF gene encoding NADH-quinone oxidoreductase subunit NuoF: MSEVKAIAVGMNSCGIAAGAKETYEAIKQELEERGIDVPLKIVGCVGMCYREPLVDIITENEIITYGHVDPKKVPKIIEEHVLNGKPVEEWVVKRDWWENGERKTWDVDGYFAKQKKIVLENSGYIDPENIDEYIQAGGYEALKKALKMDPEEIIEVITKSGLRGRGGAGFPTGLKWKFTRQAKGDEKYIVCNADEGDPGAFMDRNVLEGDPHRVIEGMIIGAYAIGATKGFIYVRAEYPLAIRRLKIALQQARERGFLGENILGSGFSFDIVIKEGAGAFVCGEETALIASIEGKRGMPRPRPPYPAQKGLFGKPTNINNVETWANVPWIIRHGPEAYASLGTEKSKGTKVFALSGKIKHGGNVEVPMGITLREILYEIGGGTKTGKGIKAVQLGGPSGGCIPEELFDTPVDYESVNATGAIMGSGGMVVMDEDTCMVDVARFFLDFTVKESCGKCTFCRLGTKRMWEILDKFTKGEATEEDLEKLERLAYQVKAGSLCGLGQTAPNPVLTTLRYFREEYIEHINGRCPAKVCKPLIRYVIITDKCTGCTACAIFCPVKAISGERLKPHVIDQEACIKCGTCYEVCRFNAIEILTGRDE; encoded by the coding sequence ATGTCTGAGGTCAAGGCCATAGCAGTGGGTATGAACTCCTGCGGTATAGCGGCAGGTGCCAAGGAGACCTACGAGGCGATAAAGCAGGAGCTTGAGGAGCGCGGTATAGATGTTCCCCTCAAGATAGTCGGCTGCGTCGGCATGTGCTACCGCGAGCCCCTCGTGGACATAATCACCGAGAATGAGATTATCACCTACGGCCACGTCGACCCCAAGAAAGTCCCGAAGATCATAGAGGAGCACGTCCTCAACGGGAAGCCGGTGGAGGAGTGGGTAGTCAAGCGCGACTGGTGGGAGAACGGCGAGAGAAAGACATGGGACGTTGATGGTTACTTCGCCAAGCAGAAGAAGATAGTCCTCGAAAACTCCGGCTACATAGACCCCGAGAACATAGACGAGTACATCCAAGCGGGCGGCTACGAGGCCCTCAAAAAGGCCCTTAAGATGGATCCGGAGGAGATAATAGAGGTCATCACAAAATCCGGTCTCCGCGGTCGCGGGGGTGCCGGGTTCCCCACGGGGCTGAAGTGGAAGTTCACCCGCCAAGCGAAGGGGGACGAGAAGTACATAGTCTGCAATGCCGACGAGGGCGACCCAGGAGCCTTCATGGACAGGAACGTCCTTGAGGGCGACCCTCACCGCGTAATCGAGGGTATGATAATCGGTGCCTACGCAATCGGGGCAACGAAGGGCTTCATATACGTGAGAGCGGAGTACCCGCTGGCCATAAGAAGGCTAAAGATAGCTCTCCAGCAGGCTAGGGAGAGGGGCTTTCTGGGGGAGAACATCCTCGGGAGCGGCTTCTCCTTCGACATCGTCATCAAGGAAGGGGCTGGAGCCTTCGTCTGCGGTGAGGAGACTGCACTCATAGCCTCCATTGAAGGTAAGCGTGGCATGCCGAGGCCGAGACCCCCATACCCTGCCCAGAAGGGCCTCTTCGGAAAGCCCACCAACATAAACAACGTGGAGACCTGGGCGAACGTGCCCTGGATAATAAGGCACGGCCCGGAGGCCTACGCCTCACTTGGAACGGAGAAGAGCAAGGGGACGAAAGTCTTCGCGCTATCGGGCAAGATAAAGCACGGCGGCAACGTGGAGGTTCCTATGGGAATCACACTTAGGGAGATACTCTACGAGATAGGCGGCGGGACGAAGACTGGCAAGGGGATCAAGGCGGTTCAGCTTGGTGGCCCCTCGGGCGGCTGCATTCCGGAAGAGCTCTTTGACACTCCCGTTGACTACGAGAGCGTGAACGCGACAGGGGCCATAATGGGCAGCGGCGGAATGGTCGTCATGGACGAGGACACCTGTATGGTTGACGTTGCCAGGTTCTTCCTCGACTTCACGGTTAAGGAGTCCTGCGGCAAGTGCACCTTCTGTCGTCTCGGCACCAAGAGGATGTGGGAGATACTTGACAAGTTCACGAAGGGAGAGGCGACCGAGGAGGACCTTGAAAAGCTTGAGAGGCTCGCCTATCAGGTCAAGGCCGGCTCGCTCTGCGGTCTCGGGCAAACGGCTCCAAATCCGGTTCTAACGACGCTCCGCTACTTTAGGGAAGAATACATCGAGCACATAAACGGTCGCTGTCCGGCGAAGGTCTGCAAGCCGCTCATAAGGTACGTCATAATCACCGACAAGTGTACCGGCTGTACCGCCTGCGCGATATTCTGCCCAGTCAAAGCTATCAGCGGCGAGAGGCTCAAGCCCCACGTCATCGACCAGGAGGCATGCATCAAGTGTGGTACCTGCTACGAGGTGTGTCGGTTCAACGCCATAGAGATTCTCACCGGGAGGGATGAGTGA
- the nuoE gene encoding NADH-quinone oxidoreductase subunit NuoE, translating into MEANLDYIRSYPPEPSSLIPLLQRTQERFGYLPREAMEEIANYLGLPLSRVYGVATFYAQFRFEPLGKYVVKICHGTACHVNGAVNIAQAITEELGIEEGQTTEDGLVTLERVACLGCCSLAPVIMINEKVFGKLTPEKVRKLIRKLREGKLDV; encoded by the coding sequence ATGGAAGCAAACCTCGATTACATACGCTCTTATCCTCCCGAGCCGAGCTCTCTCATCCCCCTTCTCCAGAGGACGCAGGAGCGCTTCGGCTACCTTCCGCGGGAGGCCATGGAGGAGATAGCGAACTACCTCGGGCTTCCGCTGAGCAGGGTTTACGGTGTCGCTACGTTCTACGCCCAGTTCCGCTTCGAGCCGCTCGGGAAGTACGTTGTGAAGATATGCCACGGCACCGCCTGCCACGTCAACGGCGCGGTCAACATAGCGCAGGCTATAACGGAGGAGCTTGGCATAGAGGAGGGTCAGACGACGGAAGATGGGCTGGTAACGCTCGAGCGCGTCGCCTGTCTGGGCTGCTGCAGCCTCGCTCCCGTCATCATGATCAACGAGAAGGTCTTCGGCAAGCTCACTCCCGAGAAGGTGAGGAAGCTCATCAGGAAGCTCAGGGAGGGGAAGCTCGATGTCTGA
- the shyB gene encoding NAD(P)-dependent hydrogenase/sulfhydrogenase 2 subunit beta: MRYIKLPSENFEEFFNSLKSLGRVYAPVKKGKVYSFQEVQTAGDMALDYNRTMLPPKKFFVRPRESILHLKNGRWEDGAKEEMFVLFGLHSCDIHGLKILDKVYLEEPADPYYKARREKAFIVGISCIPDEYCFCRSLGTDFAMDGFDLFLHELPDGWLVRVGSVRGHEVAWENEELFESVTEEDLANFRAFEERRAASFKRKLSKEGLADMLDLAYNSPVWKKYADICLACGNCNMVCPTCRCYEVCDKWTNAYEAVRERRYDSCFMESHGLVAGGHNFRPTRLDRFRHRYYCKSYFDPSAGFNCVGCGRCDEFCPAKIEHVKVLDEVRGSLQ; this comes from the coding sequence TTGAGATATATAAAATTGCCTTCCGAAAATTTTGAGGAGTTCTTCAACTCGCTGAAGAGTCTGGGGAGGGTGTACGCCCCGGTGAAAAAGGGAAAGGTCTATTCTTTCCAGGAGGTTCAGACGGCTGGGGACATGGCCCTTGACTACAACAGAACCATGCTCCCGCCGAAGAAGTTCTTTGTAAGGCCCAGGGAGAGCATTCTCCACCTCAAGAACGGCAGATGGGAAGACGGTGCCAAGGAGGAGATGTTCGTCCTCTTCGGCCTCCACTCCTGCGACATCCACGGGCTTAAGATACTCGACAAAGTGTATCTCGAGGAGCCCGCAGACCCCTATTACAAAGCGAGGCGCGAAAAGGCTTTCATAGTCGGGATAAGCTGCATTCCAGATGAGTACTGCTTCTGCCGGAGCCTGGGAACGGACTTCGCCATGGACGGCTTTGACCTCTTCCTCCACGAGCTGCCGGATGGATGGCTCGTCCGCGTCGGGAGCGTGAGGGGGCATGAGGTTGCTTGGGAGAACGAGGAACTGTTTGAGAGCGTTACAGAGGAAGACCTCGCGAACTTCAGGGCCTTTGAAGAGAGGCGCGCGGCCTCTTTCAAGAGAAAGCTCAGCAAGGAAGGCCTTGCCGACATGCTCGACTTAGCCTACAACAGCCCCGTGTGGAAAAAGTACGCGGACATATGCCTCGCCTGCGGCAACTGCAATATGGTATGCCCAACCTGCCGCTGTTACGAAGTTTGCGATAAGTGGACGAACGCATATGAGGCCGTGAGGGAGAGGCGCTATGATTCCTGCTTCATGGAGAGCCATGGTCTCGTTGCAGGCGGCCACAACTTCAGGCCGACGCGTTTGGATCGCTTCAGGCACCGCTACTACTGCAAGAGCTACTTCGACCCCTCGGCCGGCTTTAACTGCGTCGGTTGCGGCCGCTGCGACGAGTTCTGTCCCGCTAAGATAGAGCACGTTAAGGTTCTCGACGAGGTAAGGGGGTCACTGCAATGA
- the shyC gene encoding NAD(P)-dependent hydrogenase/sulfhydrogenase 2 subunit gamma yields the protein MTGNPYLSYDARILEVKDLTPREKLFTLRFVDPEAGEKFDFRPGQFVIVDVRGFGEFPISLCSSPTRRGYIQLCIRKVGRMTKFIHRMKEGEVVGIRGPYGNGFPMEKMESSNLVLVAGGLGMAPLRSVLWYAIDSGKYEHIWLFYGTKAYEDLLFRDEIVHLLKHGDAMNCNVKLAYEVESPSCVYLEKGFSDRVCRGVVTDLFRGEEFDVNNTYALICGPPVMYRFVIRELLDRKLSPGRIYMTLERRMRCGIGKCGHCIVGTSTSIKYVCKDGPVFTYWDALSTRGLI from the coding sequence ATGACCGGGAATCCGTACCTCTCTTACGACGCGAGGATTCTTGAGGTCAAGGATCTGACACCGAGGGAGAAGCTCTTCACGCTCCGCTTTGTTGACCCTGAGGCAGGAGAAAAGTTCGACTTCAGGCCGGGCCAGTTCGTGATAGTGGACGTCAGGGGCTTCGGCGAGTTCCCGATAAGCCTCTGCTCCTCTCCCACAAGGAGGGGCTACATCCAGCTCTGCATAAGGAAGGTCGGCAGGATGACGAAGTTCATCCACAGGATGAAGGAAGGCGAGGTAGTCGGCATCCGTGGCCCCTACGGCAACGGCTTCCCCATGGAGAAAATGGAGAGCTCTAACCTCGTTCTCGTGGCCGGCGGTCTCGGGATGGCGCCTTTGAGGTCTGTCCTCTGGTACGCGATAGATTCAGGAAAGTACGAGCACATCTGGCTCTTCTACGGAACGAAGGCCTACGAAGACCTGCTCTTCAGGGATGAAATAGTCCATCTCCTGAAGCACGGTGATGCCATGAACTGCAACGTAAAGCTCGCCTACGAGGTCGAGAGCCCCTCGTGCGTCTACCTTGAGAAGGGCTTCTCGGACAGGGTCTGTCGGGGGGTTGTGACGGACCTCTTCCGCGGGGAGGAGTTCGACGTGAACAACACATACGCCCTCATCTGCGGGCCTCCGGTGATGTACCGCTTTGTGATAAGGGAGCTCCTGGACAGGAAACTCTCCCCAGGGAGGATATACATGACCCTCGAGAGGCGCATGCGCTGCGGAATCGGCAAGTGCGGCCACTGCATCGTCGGGACGAGCACGTCAATCAAGTACGTCTGCAAGGACGGCCCGGTCTTCACGTACTGGGACGCCCTCTCAACAAGGGGGTTGATATGA
- the shyD gene encoding NAD(P)-dependent hydrogenase/sulfhydrogenase 2 subunit delta, which produces MMGKLKLGVFELTDCGGCALNILFLYERLFDLLEYYEIGEFHMASSVHDGNHYDVAIVTGTVSSHRDLELLKNARNHSEYLIALGTCATHGDVQASVEGKIREKLERVYGTRGNPMKALESKPAVEYVAVDLAIPGCPYDKEELYQALMNIAKGIDPVRPDYPVCVECKLNEYECVLVKRNLPCLGPITLGGCNAVCVRSGLGCIGCRGPLPGEVNPASEYEILKGKGYDDDYIVRKFKTFARWEP; this is translated from the coding sequence ATGATGGGAAAGCTCAAACTCGGTGTTTTTGAGCTTACGGACTGCGGCGGCTGCGCGCTCAACATACTCTTCCTCTACGAGAGGCTCTTCGACCTCCTGGAGTACTACGAGATAGGTGAGTTCCACATGGCTTCGAGCGTGCACGACGGCAACCACTACGATGTCGCCATAGTCACGGGCACGGTCTCGAGCCACCGCGACCTGGAGCTTCTAAAGAATGCCAGGAACCACTCCGAGTACCTGATTGCGCTTGGGACGTGCGCCACACACGGGGACGTCCAGGCGAGTGTGGAGGGAAAGATTCGGGAGAAGCTCGAAAGGGTTTACGGCACGCGGGGGAACCCTATGAAGGCTCTGGAGTCAAAGCCGGCCGTTGAGTACGTGGCCGTTGATTTGGCAATCCCCGGCTGTCCCTATGACAAGGAAGAGCTGTACCAGGCACTCATGAACATAGCGAAGGGCATAGACCCGGTTCGTCCGGACTACCCGGTATGCGTCGAGTGCAAACTCAACGAGTACGAATGCGTTCTCGTGAAGAGGAACCTTCCCTGCCTCGGGCCGATAACCCTCGGCGGCTGCAACGCCGTCTGCGTACGCTCCGGTCTCGGGTGCATAGGGTGCAGGGGCCCTCTGCCCGGCGAGGTAAACCCCGCGAGCGAGTACGAGATACTAAAGGGCAAGGGCTACGATGACGACTACATAGTAAGGAAGTTCAAGACCTTCGCGAGGTGGGAGCCGTGA
- the shyA gene encoding NAD(P)-dependent hydrogenase/sulfhydrogenase 2 subunit alpha, whose product MIIELREFARVEGNGKAEILIEDGEVKDVRLKIVEGPRFFELLTLGRHYYDVPDLEARICAICYLAHSVASVMGIERAFGVEVPEEITLLRELGLIGEFLESHALHLYLLVAPDVFGYPDAIRMATKHGELVKEGLALKAFGNRIRELIGGREIHGINVKPGGFGRYPTTEELEAMERESKAFLRLAKRAVRLFAGLEPYGEKAKHLVATDGYLWGEELIAEDKESFHYTERIEEHSLAYSFAKQSRYNGESFFVGALPRLLLKGEQLTPEAKRLLEEHREKLESGHVSYNNLAQAIELVYSLERANEIAKTLLDKGISGENVPVEPKEGEGIGYVEAPRGVLIHHYRTDSSGKIAYSNIITPTALNHAMIEASLLKEARALYGEVEEAEMVQRLEETVRAFDPCISCSVHLVRL is encoded by the coding sequence GTGATAATCGAACTGAGGGAGTTTGCGCGCGTTGAGGGCAACGGGAAGGCTGAGATACTCATCGAGGACGGCGAGGTCAAGGACGTGAGGCTCAAAATCGTCGAGGGCCCGCGCTTCTTCGAGCTCCTGACCCTGGGAAGGCACTACTACGACGTGCCCGACCTTGAGGCGAGGATATGCGCGATATGCTATCTCGCCCACAGCGTCGCCTCTGTCATGGGGATAGAGAGGGCCTTCGGCGTGGAGGTTCCGGAGGAGATAACCCTCCTCAGGGAGCTCGGCCTCATAGGGGAGTTCCTCGAGAGCCACGCACTGCACCTCTACCTACTGGTCGCACCGGATGTTTTCGGCTACCCCGACGCCATAAGGATGGCGACGAAGCACGGCGAGCTCGTGAAGGAGGGGCTCGCGCTCAAGGCCTTCGGCAACAGGATAAGGGAGCTCATCGGTGGAAGGGAGATTCACGGCATAAACGTCAAGCCAGGCGGATTTGGACGTTACCCCACCACCGAAGAGCTCGAGGCAATGGAGCGGGAGAGCAAGGCATTTCTGAGGCTCGCCAAGAGGGCGGTGAGGCTCTTCGCCGGACTTGAACCCTACGGCGAGAAAGCTAAACACCTCGTCGCCACCGACGGCTACCTGTGGGGGGAGGAGCTAATCGCCGAGGATAAAGAGAGCTTCCACTACACTGAGAGAATAGAGGAGCACTCCCTCGCATACAGTTTCGCCAAGCAGAGCCGCTATAACGGGGAGAGCTTTTTCGTCGGGGCCTTGCCGAGGCTCCTGCTAAAGGGCGAGCAGTTAACGCCCGAGGCGAAGCGCCTGCTGGAAGAGCATAGGGAGAAACTTGAGAGCGGCCATGTGAGCTACAACAACCTCGCGCAGGCGATAGAGCTTGTGTACTCCCTCGAAAGGGCCAACGAGATAGCGAAAACACTCCTCGATAAGGGCATCTCAGGCGAGAACGTCCCCGTGGAGCCGAAGGAAGGAGAGGGAATTGGCTACGTCGAGGCACCGAGGGGAGTCCTGATACACCACTACCGCACCGATTCGAGCGGGAAGATAGCCTACTCGAACATCATAACTCCCACAGCACTGAACCACGCCATGATTGAGGCCAGCCTGCTGAAGGAAGCCAGAGCCCTCTACGGTGAAGTCGAGGAGGCGGAGATGGTGCAGAGGCTGGAGGAGACGGTGAGGGCCTTCGACCCGTGCATCTCCTGCTCCGTCCACCTCGTGAGGCTTTGA
- a CDS encoding DUF257 family protein, which produces MSLQEVYTLLDSMKFGETVLVEYQSPSYILDFLLLLLKHYADERGLPLVIDDNLDILHVVNEHLKLFGVEGAFDGAMVVKTGGKINVGNVVGRIPLEGEPSLYLRRYEQLSREVLSGVKNAINAVIGLERLFAFTENRADFYSIISSIQTFVGNHGRKAFYFVDVDIAERVPFNPLPELERIATTVIVTRPQKDRGIGRIVKGTNVEALGKEIEVSLTELL; this is translated from the coding sequence ATGTCACTTCAGGAAGTGTACACCCTCCTTGACTCCATGAAGTTTGGTGAGACCGTCCTCGTTGAATACCAATCTCCGAGCTACATCCTTGACTTCCTCCTCCTTCTCCTGAAGCACTACGCCGATGAGAGAGGGCTCCCCCTCGTCATTGATGACAACCTCGACATCCTCCACGTTGTAAACGAACACCTGAAGCTTTTTGGTGTGGAAGGTGCCTTTGACGGGGCGATGGTTGTCAAAACGGGCGGAAAGATAAACGTCGGGAACGTCGTTGGGAGAATCCCCCTCGAAGGAGAGCCCTCCCTCTATCTGAGGAGGTATGAACAGCTCTCGAGGGAGGTATTGTCAGGGGTTAAAAATGCAATCAACGCCGTTATCGGGCTTGAAAGACTCTTCGCCTTCACAGAGAACAGGGCCGACTTCTACAGCATAATCTCCTCCATCCAGACCTTCGTCGGGAATCACGGGAGAAAGGCATTCTATTTCGTGGACGTGGATATTGCCGAAAGGGTCCCCTTCAACCCCCTTCCCGAGCTCGAGAGGATAGCCACGACGGTTATCGTTACGAGACCTCAGAAGGACAGAGGAATTGGAAGAATAGTAAAGGGCACGAACGTTGAAGCCCTCGGAAAGGAAATTGAGGTATCGCTCACCGAGCTCCTCTGA